In Solidesulfovibrio sp., the following proteins share a genomic window:
- a CDS encoding metallophosphoesterase family protein, with translation MLLAVVADIHASLEAFRAVLADMDAFAPAAVVSLGDNIGYGPDPVAVLELLAARRIPSVRGNHEWAVADPSRERGFNPQARESLARTREMLPPELIARVGALPTSLSLFGCRFVHGLPPNDTATYLFEAGEVTLRRAFARTAERVSFVGHTHVLDAVRQGAGGIERYELSLGDNPLDPAERHIVCVGAVGQPRDGDKRAKYALYDDAAGVLTIRAVPYDALAVREKIVARGLPRRYGDRLL, from the coding sequence ATGCTCCTGGCCGTCGTCGCCGACATCCACGCCAGCCTCGAGGCGTTCCGAGCGGTCCTGGCCGACATGGACGCCTTTGCGCCGGCGGCCGTGGTCAGCCTTGGCGACAACATCGGCTACGGCCCCGACCCCGTGGCCGTGCTGGAACTGCTGGCGGCGCGGCGCATCCCGAGCGTGCGCGGCAACCACGAATGGGCCGTGGCCGACCCGTCTCGGGAACGGGGCTTCAATCCCCAGGCCCGGGAGTCGCTGGCCCGGACCCGGGAAATGCTCCCCCCGGAACTGATCGCCCGGGTGGGGGCGCTGCCGACCTCGCTGTCGCTTTTCGGCTGCCGGTTCGTGCACGGGCTGCCGCCCAACGACACCGCCACCTACCTGTTCGAGGCCGGCGAGGTGACCTTGCGCCGGGCCTTTGCCCGCACGGCCGAGCGTGTCTCCTTCGTCGGGCATACCCACGTGCTCGACGCGGTGCGCCAGGGGGCCGGCGGCATCGAGCGCTACGAGCTGTCTCTCGGCGACAATCCGCTGGACCCGGCCGAGCGCCACATCGTGTGCGTCGGCGCCGTGGGCCAGCCCCGGGACGGGGACAAGCGGGCCAAGTACGCGCTTTACGACGACGCGGCCGGCGTGTTGACCATCCGGGCCGTGCCCTACGACGCCTTGGCCGTGCGCGAGAAGATCGTGGCCCGGGGCCTGCCGCGCCGCTACGGCGACCGGTTGCTGTGA
- a CDS encoding protein kinase domain-containing protein: MRTIGKYTLLGVLGRGGMGAVFRVRIPVVGRIVALKLLRPNEMTLGLWGRERVERAFREEAARLGGLRHQNLVEVFDYGQADGRPYFVMDYYGESLGSILGETYRVEEPSRRLPVSRAVGYADQLLSGLARLHHAGIVHRDVKPFNLLVTDRDVLKITDLGLSKARGERFDGPANLKVGSPYYAAPEQEDDPDAADARADLFAAGVTFFRMLTGRLPSPGTTAVAEPAVVSGEVFDAFFARCLAVSPRDRFGGAVEMAEALAACHGAWLSRLEGVCAGAGLAAPRPSAGEGGLARPRWRPAMVGIHQARETFGLDALWRPAAYWPGKLEAAGAGILRDADSGLCWASRAAPYAVTWGEAGTYVAGLNAVAFGGHTDWRLPTVPELVTLLRPEPTGAGYCQSPALTQPVRRIWSADRANYASAYAADVELGYVTRADFRCPVAARAVRTA, from the coding sequence ATGCGCACCATCGGCAAGTACACGCTGCTCGGCGTCCTGGGCCGGGGCGGCATGGGCGCGGTGTTTCGCGTCCGCATCCCGGTCGTGGGCCGCATCGTGGCCCTCAAGCTGTTGCGCCCGAACGAAATGACCCTGGGGCTGTGGGGACGCGAGCGCGTGGAGCGGGCCTTTCGCGAGGAAGCGGCCCGGCTCGGCGGCCTGCGCCACCAAAACCTGGTCGAGGTGTTCGACTACGGCCAGGCCGACGGACGGCCGTATTTCGTCATGGACTATTACGGCGAATCCCTGGGCTCGATCCTCGGCGAGACCTACCGCGTGGAGGAGCCCAGCCGGCGATTGCCCGTCTCCCGGGCCGTGGGCTACGCCGACCAGCTCCTGTCGGGTCTGGCCCGGCTCCATCACGCCGGCATCGTCCACCGCGACGTCAAGCCCTTCAACCTGCTGGTCACGGACCGCGACGTGCTCAAGATCACCGACCTCGGCCTGTCCAAGGCCCGGGGCGAGCGCTTCGACGGGCCGGCCAACCTCAAGGTGGGTTCGCCGTACTATGCCGCGCCCGAGCAGGAGGACGACCCCGACGCCGCCGACGCCCGGGCCGACCTGTTCGCCGCCGGGGTGACGTTTTTCCGGATGCTCACCGGCCGGCTGCCCTCGCCCGGGACCACGGCCGTGGCCGAGCCGGCCGTGGTCTCGGGCGAGGTCTTCGACGCCTTTTTCGCCAGGTGCCTGGCCGTCTCGCCCAGGGACCGCTTCGGCGGCGCGGTGGAGATGGCCGAGGCGCTTGCCGCCTGCCACGGGGCCTGGCTGTCGCGGCTGGAGGGGGTGTGCGCCGGGGCCGGGCTGGCCGCGCCGCGTCCGAGCGCCGGGGAAGGGGGGCTGGCCCGCCCCCGCTGGCGGCCGGCCATGGTCGGCATCCACCAGGCCCGGGAAACCTTCGGCCTGGACGCCTTGTGGCGGCCGGCGGCCTACTGGCCGGGGAAGCTGGAAGCGGCCGGGGCGGGCATCCTGCGCGACGCCGATTCGGGGCTGTGCTGGGCGAGCCGGGCCGCGCCCTATGCCGTGACCTGGGGCGAGGCGGGGACGTATGTGGCTGGGCTCAACGCCGTCGCGTTCGGCGGGCACACCGACTGGCGGCTGCCCACGGTCCCGGAACTGGTGACGTTGCTGCGGCCGGAACCGACCGGCGCGGGCTATTGCCAGAGCCCGGCGCTGACCCAGCCCGTGCGCCGGATCTGGAGCGCCGACCGGGCCAATTACGCCAGCGCCTACGCCGCCGACGTGGAACTGGGCTATGTGACCAGGGCGGATTTCCGCTGTCCGGTGGCGGCCAGGGCGGTGCGCACGGCCTGA
- a CDS encoding DHH family phosphoesterase: MSYFRKLTQETTRLTQMLGREDKWLIVINADPDAMASALALKRIMVHRVAEVGIAHVNEVKRPDNLAMMRFLRIPTERLSPELRERYDHFAMVDSQPHHHPDFKSCSFSIVIDHHPITAASPVTAQFVDIRPDYGSVSTILTEYLYNLRIRPGKLLATALVYGIKADTQSFERHFVEADVKAFSYLTKSADMALVRKIIHSEYHRRWLKFFSKAFRKMRFVGQKGLFVYMDTLESADILVMLADFFSRVHGLSWNMLCGIVKKQAIVIFRGDGIGRNMGQMAAKMFGDLGSAGGHRGAARAEIDLAKFGDKPIEEALYKRLTGRKLPTKEKCPI, translated from the coding sequence ATGAGCTATTTTCGCAAGCTGACCCAGGAAACCACGCGGCTGACGCAGATGCTCGGCCGCGAGGACAAGTGGCTCATCGTCATCAACGCCGACCCGGACGCCATGGCCTCGGCCCTGGCGCTTAAGCGCATCATGGTCCACCGCGTGGCCGAGGTGGGCATCGCCCACGTCAACGAGGTCAAGCGGCCGGACAACCTGGCCATGATGCGGTTCCTGCGCATCCCCACGGAAAGGCTCTCCCCCGAGCTTCGGGAGCGCTACGACCACTTCGCCATGGTCGATTCCCAGCCCCACCACCATCCGGATTTCAAGAGCTGTTCGTTCAGCATCGTCATCGACCATCATCCGATCACGGCGGCGAGCCCGGTGACGGCCCAGTTCGTCGACATCCGGCCCGACTACGGTTCGGTCAGCACCATCCTCACGGAATACCTCTACAACCTGCGCATCCGGCCGGGGAAGCTCCTGGCCACGGCGCTGGTCTACGGCATCAAGGCCGACACCCAGAGCTTCGAGCGCCATTTCGTGGAGGCCGATGTCAAGGCCTTCAGCTACCTGACGAAATCCGCCGACATGGCACTTGTGCGCAAGATCATCCACAGCGAGTACCATCGGCGCTGGCTGAAATTTTTCTCCAAGGCCTTCCGCAAGATGCGCTTCGTCGGCCAAAAGGGGTTGTTCGTCTACATGGACACGCTGGAAAGCGCCGACATCCTGGTGATGCTGGCGGATTTCTTCAGCCGGGTGCACGGCCTTTCCTGGAACATGCTGTGCGGCATCGTCAAAAAGCAGGCCATCGTGATTTTCCGCGGCGACGGCATCGGCCGCAACATGGGGCAGATGGCGGCCAAGATGTTCGGCGACCTGGGTTCGGCCGGCGGCCATCGCGGCGCCGCCCGGGCCGAGATCGACCTGGCCAAGTTCGGCGACAAGCCCATCGAGGAGGCGCTCTACAAGCGCCTGACCGGCCGCAAGCTGCCGACCAAGGAAAAGTGCCCGATCTGA